In the genome of Pan troglodytes isolate AG18354 chromosome 15, NHGRI_mPanTro3-v2.0_pri, whole genome shotgun sequence, one region contains:
- the ZNF839 gene encoding zinc finger protein 839 isoform X3, whose product MADAEPEAGGGSEDGGGGGGGGGPAPPGQSGSVARVAPLGPEQLRQVQEQVTKAQPPPPPPPHFVLQDAARRLRDAAQQAALQRGRGTESPRLLPPQQLEAICVKVTSGETKGQERPMPLPTTIQPQTARKSQPPWGNSCLVGLHIASPQLLRVQPLVRTEPQSCFLSDLCQPPAQGFVQRPLPPLQVVPAKRVPAPKAPNEQGSMLTPLSASDPLAVTSLSSSSAHPFISNLHTRHTEKLKKSLKVKTRSGRVSRPPKYKAKDYKFIKTEDLADGHLSDSDDYSELCVEEDEDQRERHALFDLSSCSLRPKSFKCQTCEKSYIGKGGLARHFKLNPGHGQLDPEMVLSEKANGSTLRGCTEERMLSLTSLGLSTPAAPCEGGARSCLVTESARGGLQNGQSVDVEETLPSEPENGALLRSERYQGPRRRACSETPAESRTAVLQQRRAAQLPGGSAMAGEQRASPSKAKLKEVAESLGITEFLRKKEIHPDNLGPKHLSRDMDGEQLEGASSEKREREAAEEGLASVKRPRREALSNDTTESLAANSRGREKPRPLHALATGFSPPVNVTVSPRSEESHTTMVSGSNGSVFQAGPQLQALANLEARRGSIGAALSSRDVSGLPVYAQSGEPRRLTQAQVAAFPGENALEHSSNQDTWDSLRSPGFCSPLSSGGGAESLPPGGPGHAEAGHLGKVCDFHLNHQQPSPSSVLPAEVAAPPLEKILSVDSVAVDCAYRTVPKPGPQPGPHGSLLTEGRLRSLSGDLNRFPCGMEVHSGQRELESVVAVSEAMAFEISNGSHELLSQGQKQIFIQTSDGLILSPPGTIVSQEEDIVIVTDVEGRACGWARQKEFL is encoded by the exons ATGGCGGATGCGGAGCCGGAGGCTGGGGGCGGCAGCGAGgatggtggcggcggcggcggcggcggcggcccggcTCCTCCGGGCCAGAGCGGCAGCGTCGCACGTGTGGCCCCGCTGGGCCCCGAGCAGCTGCGGCAGGTCCAGGAGCAGGTGACGAAggcgcagccgccgccgccgccgccgccccacTTCGTGCTGCAGGACGCGGCGCGGCGGCTGCGGGACGCGGCCCAACAGGCCGCCCTGCAGCGGGGCCGGGGCACCGAGTCCCCGCGCTTGCTCCCGCCCCAG CAACTAGAAGCCATTTGTGTCAAGGTAACGTCTGGAGAAACAAAAGGTCAGGAAAGGCCAATGCCCCTACCGACCACAATCCAGCCCCAAACTGCAAGAAAGAGCCAGCCGCCCTGGGGGAATTCCTGCCTGGTGGGGCTCCACATCGCCAGCCCTCAGCTGCTCAGGGTACAGCCGCTTGTGAGAACCGAGCCACAGTCCTGCTTCCTAAGTGACTTATGCCAACCTCCTGCTCAAGGGTTTGTACAGAGACCACTGCCACCCCTCCAGGTGGTCCCTGCAAAGAGAGTCCCAGCCCCCAAGGCTCCAAATGAACAGGGCTCCATGTTGACCCCTTTGTCTGCCTCTGACCCACTGGCAGTAACATCTCTTTCATCCAGTTCAGCACATCCATTTATTTCCAACTTGCATACAAGACATACTGAGAAACTAAAAAAATCGTTAAAAGTAAAGACACGTTCTGGACGGGTATCTCGACCTCCCAAATATAAAGCTAAAGATTATAAGTTCATAAAAACAGAGGATTTGGCGGATGGTCATCTGTCAGATTCTGATGATTATTCAGAACTCTGTGTGGAAGAAGATGAAGATCAGAGGGAGAGGCACGCACTCTTTGACTTATCAAGCTGCTCCCTGAGGCCCAAAAGCTTTAAGTGTCAGACTTGTGAAAAGTCATATATAGGGAAGGGGGGACTGGCCCGACATTTTAAACTTAACCCAGGGCATGGCCAGCTGGACCCCGAGATGGTGCTGTCTGAGAAAGCCAATGGAAGCACCCTACGGGGGTGCACGGAGGAAAGGATGCTCAGCCTGACCTCCCTGGGGCTGTCCACGCCAGCGGCTCCATGTGAGGGAGGGGCCCGCTCCTGCTTGGTGACAGAGTCAGCACGCGGTGGCCTGCAG AATGGTCAGTCTGTAGACGTTGAAGAGACATTGCCATCTGAACCAGAAAATGGAGCTCTTTTGCGATCAGAGAGATACCAAGGACCTAGAAGACGCGCATGCTCAGAGACCCCTGCAGAGTCCCGCACAGCTGTCCTCCAGCAGAGAAGAGCCGCTCAGCTACCTGGTGGCTCTGCTATGGCAGGGGAGCAGAGGGCGTCGCCAAGCAAAGCCAAGCTCAAGGAG GTTGCTGAGTCATTAGGAATCACAGAATTCCTACGGAAGAAAGAAATACACCCAGACAACCTTGGACCCAAGCACCTCAGCCGAGACATGGATGGGGAGCAGCTAGAGGGAGCTAGCAGCGAGAAGAGGGAACGTGAG GCTGCGGAGGAGGGACTGGCCTCAGTGAAAAGGCCCAGAAGAGAAGCCCTGTCCAACGATACCACTGAATCTCTTGCTGCCAACAGCAGAGGCCGGGAGAAGCCCAGGCCTTTGCATGCTTTGGCCACTG GTTTTTCCCCTCCAGTAAATGTGACTGTCTCTCCCCGTTCTGAAGAAAGCCATACAACGATGGTTTCTGGTAGCAATGGGAGCGTGTTCCAGGCGGGCCCGCAGCTTCAGGCACTGGCTAACTTAGAAGCCAGGAGGGGGTCTATAGGTGCTGCTCTCTCATCCCGGGATGTCAGTGGGCTGCCTGTTTATGCTCAGTCAGGAGAGCCTAGGAGGCTGACCCAGGCACAGGTGGCAGCGTTTCCTGGAGAGAATGCTTTGGAACACTCTTCAAACCAGGACACCTGGGACAGCCTGAGGAGCCCGGGTTTCTGCAGCCCTTTGTCATCTGGTGGTGGAGCAGAGTCTCTGCCGCCTGGGGGGCCTGGACATGCAGAGGCAGGACACCTCGGCAAGGTTTGTGACTTCCACCTGAACCACCAGCAGCCCAGCCCCAGCAGCGTCCTGCCTGCAGAGGTGGCAGCCCCTCCGCTTGAGAAAATTTTGTCTGTGGATAGCGTGGCAGTGGACTGTGCCTACAGGACTGTGCCCAAGCCAGGGCCTCAGCCCGGCCCACATGGATCACTATTGACTGAAGGGCGTCTCAGAAGCCTTTCGGGGGACTTGAACCGGTTCCCCTGTGGGATGGAGGTGCACTCTGGCCAGAGAGAACTGGAGAGCGTGGTTGCTGTCAGCGAAGCCATGGCTTTTGAAATTTCCAATGGGAGCCATGAGTTACTGTCTCAGGGACAGAAGCAGATTTTTATTCAGACTTCCGATGGGCTTATCTTGTCCCCTCCAGGTACAATAGTGTCTCAGGAGGAGGACATTGTCATAGTGACTGATGTAGAGGGGCGTGCCTGCGGATGGGCCCGCCAGAAGGAGTTCCTCTAG
- the ZNF839 gene encoding zinc finger protein 839 isoform X7 — protein sequence MPLPTTIQPQTARKSQPPWGNSCLVGLHIASPQLLRVQPLVRTEPQSCFLSDLCQPPAQGFVQRPLPPLQVVPAKRVPAPKAPNEQGSMLTPLSASDPLAVTSLSSSSAHPFISNLHTRHTEKLKKSLKVKTRSGRVSRPPKYKAKDYKFIKTEDLADGHLSDSDDYSELCVEEDEDQRERHALFDLSSCSLRPKSFKCQTCEKSYIGKGGLARHFKLNPGHGQLDPEMVLSEKANGSTLRGCTEERMLSLTSLGLSTPAAPCEGGARSCLVTESARGGLQNGQSVDVEETLPSEPENGALLRSERYQGPRRRACSETPAESRTAVLQQRRAAQLPGGSAMAGEQRASPSKAKLKEFLQQCDREELVELALPQLAQVVTVYEFLLMKVEKDHLAKPFFPAIYKEFEELHKMVKKMCQDYLSSSGLCSQETLEINNDKVAESLGITEFLRKKEIHPDNLGPKHLSRDMDGEQLEGASSEKREREAAEEGLASVKRPRREALSNDTTESLAANSRGREKPRPLHALATGTIVSQEEDIVIVTDVEGRACGWARQKEFL from the exons ATGCCCCTACCGACCACAATCCAGCCCCAAACTGCAAGAAAGAGCCAGCCGCCCTGGGGGAATTCCTGCCTGGTGGGGCTCCACATCGCCAGCCCTCAGCTGCTCAGGGTACAGCCGCTTGTGAGAACCGAGCCACAGTCCTGCTTCCTAAGTGACTTATGCCAACCTCCTGCTCAAGGGTTTGTACAGAGACCACTGCCACCCCTCCAGGTGGTCCCTGCAAAGAGAGTCCCAGCCCCCAAGGCTCCAAATGAACAGGGCTCCATGTTGACCCCTTTGTCTGCCTCTGACCCACTGGCAGTAACATCTCTTTCATCCAGTTCAGCACATCCATTTATTTCCAACTTGCATACAAGACATACTGAGAAACTAAAAAAATCGTTAAAAGTAAAGACACGTTCTGGACGGGTATCTCGACCTCCCAAATATAAAGCTAAAGATTATAAGTTCATAAAAACAGAGGATTTGGCGGATGGTCATCTGTCAGATTCTGATGATTATTCAGAACTCTGTGTGGAAGAAGATGAAGATCAGAGGGAGAGGCACGCACTCTTTGACTTATCAAGCTGCTCCCTGAGGCCCAAAAGCTTTAAGTGTCAGACTTGTGAAAAGTCATATATAGGGAAGGGGGGACTGGCCCGACATTTTAAACTTAACCCAGGGCATGGCCAGCTGGACCCCGAGATGGTGCTGTCTGAGAAAGCCAATGGAAGCACCCTACGGGGGTGCACGGAGGAAAGGATGCTCAGCCTGACCTCCCTGGGGCTGTCCACGCCAGCGGCTCCATGTGAGGGAGGGGCCCGCTCCTGCTTGGTGACAGAGTCAGCACGCGGTGGCCTGCAG AATGGTCAGTCTGTAGACGTTGAAGAGACATTGCCATCTGAACCAGAAAATGGAGCTCTTTTGCGATCAGAGAGATACCAAGGACCTAGAAGACGCGCATGCTCAGAGACCCCTGCAGAGTCCCGCACAGCTGTCCTCCAGCAGAGAAGAGCCGCTCAGCTACCTGGTGGCTCTGCTATGGCAGGGGAGCAGAGGGCGTCGCCAAGCAAAGCCAAGCTCAAGGAG TTCCTCCAGCAGTGTGACCGGGAGGAGCTGGTGGAATTGGCTCTGCCTCAGCTGGCTCAGGTTGTGACCGTGTATGAGTTTCTTCTGATGAAG GTTGAAAAAGATCATCTAGCAAAGCCTTTTTTCCCAGCTATATATAAGGAATTTGAAGAGTTGCATAAAATGGTTAAGAAAATGTGCCAAGATTACCTCAGTAGTTCTGGTCTGTGTTCCCAGGAGACCCTGGAAATAAACAATGATAAG GTTGCTGAGTCATTAGGAATCACAGAATTCCTACGGAAGAAAGAAATACACCCAGACAACCTTGGACCCAAGCACCTCAGCCGAGACATGGATGGGGAGCAGCTAGAGGGAGCTAGCAGCGAGAAGAGGGAACGTGAG GCTGCGGAGGAGGGACTGGCCTCAGTGAAAAGGCCCAGAAGAGAAGCCCTGTCCAACGATACCACTGAATCTCTTGCTGCCAACAGCAGAGGCCGGGAGAAGCCCAGGCCTTTGCATGCTTTGGCCACTG GTACAATAGTGTCTCAGGAGGAGGACATTGTCATAGTGACTGATGTAGAGGGGCGTGCCTGCGGATGGGCCCGCCAGAAGGAGTTCCTCTAG
- the ZNF839 gene encoding zinc finger protein 839 isoform X4, protein MPLPTTIQPQTARKSQPPWGNSCLVGLHIASPQLLRVQPLVRTEPQSCFLSDLCQPPAQGFVQRPLPPLQVVPAKRVPAPKAPNEQGSMLTPLSASDPLAVTSLSSSSAHPFISNLHTRHTEKLKKSLKVKTRSGRVSRPPKYKAKDYKFIKTEDLADGHLSDSDDYSELCVEEDEDQRERHALFDLSSCSLRPKSFKCQTCEKSYIGKGGLARHFKLNPGHGQLDPEMVLSEKANGSTLRGCTEERMLSLTSLGLSTPAAPCEGGARSCLVTESARGGLQNGQSVDVEETLPSEPENGALLRSERYQGPRRRACSETPAESRTAVLQQRRAAQLPGGSAMAGEQRASPSKAKLKEFLQQCDREELVELALPQLAQVVTVYEFLLMKVEKDHLAKPFFPAIYKEFEELHKMVKKMCQDYLSSSGLCSQETLEINNDKVAESLGITEFLRKKEIHPDNLGPKHLSRDMDGEQLEGASSEKREREAAEEGLASVKRPRREALSNDTTESLAANSRGREKPRPLHALATGFSPPVNVTVSPRSEESHTTMVSGSNGSVFQAGPQLQALANLEARRGSIGAALSSRDVSGLPVYAQSGEPRRLTQAQVAAFPGENALEHSSNQDTWDSLRSPGFCSPLSSGGGAESLPPGGPGHAEAGHLGKVCDFHLNHQQPSPSSVLPAEVAAPPLEKILSVDSVAVDCAYRTVPKPGPQPGPHGSLLTEGRLRSLSGDLNRFPCGMEVHSGQRELESVVAVSEAMAFEISNGSHELLSQGQKQIFIQTSDGLILSPPGTIVSQEEDIVIVTDVEGRACGWARQKEFL, encoded by the exons ATGCCCCTACCGACCACAATCCAGCCCCAAACTGCAAGAAAGAGCCAGCCGCCCTGGGGGAATTCCTGCCTGGTGGGGCTCCACATCGCCAGCCCTCAGCTGCTCAGGGTACAGCCGCTTGTGAGAACCGAGCCACAGTCCTGCTTCCTAAGTGACTTATGCCAACCTCCTGCTCAAGGGTTTGTACAGAGACCACTGCCACCCCTCCAGGTGGTCCCTGCAAAGAGAGTCCCAGCCCCCAAGGCTCCAAATGAACAGGGCTCCATGTTGACCCCTTTGTCTGCCTCTGACCCACTGGCAGTAACATCTCTTTCATCCAGTTCAGCACATCCATTTATTTCCAACTTGCATACAAGACATACTGAGAAACTAAAAAAATCGTTAAAAGTAAAGACACGTTCTGGACGGGTATCTCGACCTCCCAAATATAAAGCTAAAGATTATAAGTTCATAAAAACAGAGGATTTGGCGGATGGTCATCTGTCAGATTCTGATGATTATTCAGAACTCTGTGTGGAAGAAGATGAAGATCAGAGGGAGAGGCACGCACTCTTTGACTTATCAAGCTGCTCCCTGAGGCCCAAAAGCTTTAAGTGTCAGACTTGTGAAAAGTCATATATAGGGAAGGGGGGACTGGCCCGACATTTTAAACTTAACCCAGGGCATGGCCAGCTGGACCCCGAGATGGTGCTGTCTGAGAAAGCCAATGGAAGCACCCTACGGGGGTGCACGGAGGAAAGGATGCTCAGCCTGACCTCCCTGGGGCTGTCCACGCCAGCGGCTCCATGTGAGGGAGGGGCCCGCTCCTGCTTGGTGACAGAGTCAGCACGCGGTGGCCTGCAG AATGGTCAGTCTGTAGACGTTGAAGAGACATTGCCATCTGAACCAGAAAATGGAGCTCTTTTGCGATCAGAGAGATACCAAGGACCTAGAAGACGCGCATGCTCAGAGACCCCTGCAGAGTCCCGCACAGCTGTCCTCCAGCAGAGAAGAGCCGCTCAGCTACCTGGTGGCTCTGCTATGGCAGGGGAGCAGAGGGCGTCGCCAAGCAAAGCCAAGCTCAAGGAG TTCCTCCAGCAGTGTGACCGGGAGGAGCTGGTGGAATTGGCTCTGCCTCAGCTGGCTCAGGTTGTGACCGTGTATGAGTTTCTTCTGATGAAG GTTGAAAAAGATCATCTAGCAAAGCCTTTTTTCCCAGCTATATATAAGGAATTTGAAGAGTTGCATAAAATGGTTAAGAAAATGTGCCAAGATTACCTCAGTAGTTCTGGTCTGTGTTCCCAGGAGACCCTGGAAATAAACAATGATAAG GTTGCTGAGTCATTAGGAATCACAGAATTCCTACGGAAGAAAGAAATACACCCAGACAACCTTGGACCCAAGCACCTCAGCCGAGACATGGATGGGGAGCAGCTAGAGGGAGCTAGCAGCGAGAAGAGGGAACGTGAG GCTGCGGAGGAGGGACTGGCCTCAGTGAAAAGGCCCAGAAGAGAAGCCCTGTCCAACGATACCACTGAATCTCTTGCTGCCAACAGCAGAGGCCGGGAGAAGCCCAGGCCTTTGCATGCTTTGGCCACTG GTTTTTCCCCTCCAGTAAATGTGACTGTCTCTCCCCGTTCTGAAGAAAGCCATACAACGATGGTTTCTGGTAGCAATGGGAGCGTGTTCCAGGCGGGCCCGCAGCTTCAGGCACTGGCTAACTTAGAAGCCAGGAGGGGGTCTATAGGTGCTGCTCTCTCATCCCGGGATGTCAGTGGGCTGCCTGTTTATGCTCAGTCAGGAGAGCCTAGGAGGCTGACCCAGGCACAGGTGGCAGCGTTTCCTGGAGAGAATGCTTTGGAACACTCTTCAAACCAGGACACCTGGGACAGCCTGAGGAGCCCGGGTTTCTGCAGCCCTTTGTCATCTGGTGGTGGAGCAGAGTCTCTGCCGCCTGGGGGGCCTGGACATGCAGAGGCAGGACACCTCGGCAAGGTTTGTGACTTCCACCTGAACCACCAGCAGCCCAGCCCCAGCAGCGTCCTGCCTGCAGAGGTGGCAGCCCCTCCGCTTGAGAAAATTTTGTCTGTGGATAGCGTGGCAGTGGACTGTGCCTACAGGACTGTGCCCAAGCCAGGGCCTCAGCCCGGCCCACATGGATCACTATTGACTGAAGGGCGTCTCAGAAGCCTTTCGGGGGACTTGAACCGGTTCCCCTGTGGGATGGAGGTGCACTCTGGCCAGAGAGAACTGGAGAGCGTGGTTGCTGTCAGCGAAGCCATGGCTTTTGAAATTTCCAATGGGAGCCATGAGTTACTGTCTCAGGGACAGAAGCAGATTTTTATTCAGACTTCCGATGGGCTTATCTTGTCCCCTCCAGGTACAATAGTGTCTCAGGAGGAGGACATTGTCATAGTGACTGATGTAGAGGGGCGTGCCTGCGGATGGGCCCGCCAGAAGGAGTTCCTCTAG